Within the Triticum urartu cultivar G1812 unplaced genomic scaffold, Tu2.1 TuUngrouped_contig_5932, whole genome shotgun sequence genome, the region TGAGTATGTCTCCCTGAAATCAGACTTATTGGAAGAAGTGAAAATTGACGCATACACTTTCTTGTTTGCATGAGCCGGTGCATGATCTGCAGCCTTAAACCGCTTTGCTGGGGCAGCCTCCCCTTTCTTCCCATTCTCCAACTTCTCAGCATCTGCAACCGCAGCAACAGCATGCTTACTCCCACTGAGCCCATTCGCCAGCTTCTTATCCTTCTTCTCCTTGAGCttccctctctcctcctccatcctctGCCTCAACACTTCCACCTCCTCCTCGGTCCCATTGATGGGCATCTTGTCCGCCTCATCGAACTCCTTATGGCAGACCAAACACGAGGACGACTTCACCTCCTTGAGAGCCTTCACGCTCAGAACGTGGCCGCATCCACGGAGCGCGAGGAACTGGGACTTGCCGTTGAACTCGAACCCAGTGACTGGGCACTGGAAACGGACCTCCTGGTCCGCCGC harbors:
- the LOC125529892 gene encoding replication termination factor 2-like; its protein translation is SMYLAKKPDKADPNEARLSRFTCCALSGAPLAAPAVVDRLGNLFNKEALVEALIHKRLPKALSHIRGLKDMIPIHLHPKPNAADQEVRFQCPVTGFEFNGKSQFLALRGCGHVLSVKALKEVKSSSCLVCHKEFDEADKMPINGTEEEVEVLRQRMEEERGKLKEKKDKKLANGLSGSKHAVAAVADAEKLENGKKGEAAPAKRFKAADHAPAHANKKVYASIFTSSNKSDFRETYSCRSLPLGRN